The window ATCAGATCAGGCAGGGGGGTTTACAATATCGTTGATAAAAGAAGCGATGTGAGAATCTACACTAGCTTTTATAAAACAAATATCAGAACTTCCAGAGTTTTAAGAACATTCTTTTTGTACATTTGATAAATTACTGGTCCTAGATAAGAACCTGAGTAGGCAACAAATAGCCATAGACCTTGCAGTAGCAGTTTCATACAAGCCTTTATGTTACCTCATCTCAGATACAACGAGACCATAAATTGCGAGAAAAGTATAAATTCACTCACAACCGTAGCAGGAGTGTGTATACCCAGAAACGGGACAATGTCTACTTGCAACCAATTTTCTACTGCTGAACCTACCACTGCACCAGCAACCAGCCCACCAATTGTTATCACGCTTGCTTTCCCTGTTGACAAGTAAAGTTCTGTgtcacttttctttttcttttttccagaaAAAGTTCCGTGTCACTTTTCCCAGAAAACCAATATCTAGTTCTACTAAAACAAAATGGCAGAATACAGTTTAGATGAAATAAAGCACTTATCAGAGGCATAATTTAGTACAATTCCATTGGTTATTATTTGCAAAGTCCCAATTCGCATTATCCAGAAGCCAGTATAGCCACACGTATCAACTCCTTCAAAGTTTCATTGGCTCTTATGTGGCTATTATGTCATTGTCAAATCATCacatagttttttttattatagGAAATATTGAAGGAGgttttcatcaaagaggtaacaGCTTTAATTCAAATCAACGGTCAGAGCATAGAATGTAAATGAACAAATTTAACACATATAAGGGGGCTGTGTGAGGGTTGAAAATAGTAATTGCATCAGAAAGCTCCTCCTTCCTTTATATCCTCGTACGTCATGTGCCTCTTTACTAACACTTCCATAtatttcattcttttctttttttcttcagcCCCTAACTAGCTTCAACTAACAGCTTGGCCATTACTCTAGCATGACTGAAATTCACATGCTGATGGTTCTATTTGGActctcaaatttatgaaatttaatCTAGgagtgaaaaaaagaaaagcGAACTATCTTCCTTACCCAACTTGACATTTTTCTTGGTCATGAAGTACAAGGTGGCCCCAAAGCTCGTGGCTAAGATTAGTCCAGGAACATCAGCTCCATATGATACTCCTGAAGGTGTTGAGGCTCCATTAACATATGTTAAGACCATTAAAGCTCCATATACCCCTGCTTGGACACCTAGCTCTCGAGCAGCTGGTGCTTCAACTGAAACCGGTGCGTTCTTGACAGTCGTCTGCAGCCACTTTGGCATTGATCCAATCCCGGAAGCATTAGCAGATTTAACATCAGCAAAGCGTACACTACTATCCACAACTTTTCCAGCTCTCCTCTGTGATAAGCTCTGCATGAGAAGCATATCATATGCAGCCTCAACCTGAAAGTTGTTGAAAGGTGCCGCTTTTTATAGTCAGTAAAACATACACATGGAGGAGGAGAAAGGCACATGTAATTTGCACTCAAAGATCTATTCTTTCCCTCCTAGAAATTTTGACTTGATGCTAATTACTTCAAATAACTCCCCTATGTAATCCTCTAAACATTTAACCTGCTAGAACGTGCAGAATA of the Nicotiana tabacum cultivar K326 chromosome 7, ASM71507v2, whole genome shotgun sequence genome contains:
- the LOC107795995 gene encoding protein CHAPERONE-LIKE PROTEIN OF POR1, chloroplastic-like, encoding MATSLSVRPNRTIICSDSAGSVRPTPIRRRPASAHLPKIPNSDCSRRRRLALISHHRRKLDTTVQAGSRADDSAPFEMSVENALKLLGVSEGASFDDILRAKKSIISSCKGDADTIAQVEAAYDMLLMQSLSQRRAGKVVDSSVRFADVKSANASGIGSMPKWLQTTVKNAPVSVEAPAARELGVQAGVYGALMVLTYVNGASTPSGVSYGADVPGLILATSFGATLYFMTKKNVKLGKASVITIGGLVAGAVVGSAVENWLQVDIVPFLGIHTPATVVSEFILFSQFMVSLYLR